The window CAAAGCCCTTCCCTTTCCGTCCATTGATACTTTGATATCCAGCCCTTCAAGGTAATTGATCCATAAGGCTGATGTGTACTGGCTTCCCTGATCGGAATTGACTATCTCTGGCTTACCATTTTCTCTGATGGCCTCTTCGATTACCTGCTTACACCATTTGGCGTCCTGACTGTTGGATATACCCCATGACAGTATCCTTCTGCTGTAAACATCCATGACTGCGGTCAGGAACATAAACCCCTTCTGCATCGGAATGTAGGTGATATCGGTTACCCACACTTGGTTGGGCCTTTCAATCTTTAAGTTCCTGAGAAGATAAGGCCTGATATATTCACGCAAACCGGATTTGGTAAGGTTCTTCCTCCTGTAAAGGGTTTCCCTGCCCATCAGCCTGAAAAGCCTCCTGATGCGCTTTGGGCCGACAACGAAGCCCAGTCCTGTCAACAGATAGACCATCGACACAACGCCTTCAGTAGGGTGATCGGTAAGATGCCTGTCCATGATTCCCATCAGTTTCAGATTGATCTCGTTTTCCCCTTTTGGTTTGTAATATAGACTGCTTCGGGGAACCTCCAATACTTCACACTGTTTCCTTATAGAAAGCCCCTTATAATCGGAACAAACCAATGTCGCCCGGTCTTTCATATCCCCAGTTTCTTGCAGCTTTTTTTTAAAAAGTCATTCTCTACTTTTAGCTCTCCGATCTGGGCATAGAGCTGCTCAAGGGCAGGGCCTTCTTCCTTTTTCTTTGAATGATCCTTTTCAAATACAGCTGACATATTATCCAAAAACTCACCCTTCCACTTGGAGATAATCACAGGGCTAACATCGAACTTCTTGGACAATTCAGCCAATGTAAACTGATTCTTGATTGCTTCAAGGGCCACTTTTGCCTTGAACTCAGGAGAAAACTTTCGTCTTGTTTGCTTGTTCATAAGGTTAAATTTAAACGGTTTTTTTTAACTTAACCTCTGGTCTCAATTTTGGGGAGTATTATACATTCCCTGAAATAGGTTGACCGTTTTTAACCCTTAAATTAGATGTTAAAGACTGGAAAAAGGATTAATTCCCAAAGGAGATTTTCTGAAGAGTTTAAACGTAAATTGGTTGATGATTATGAGAAAGGGATAATGTCTGTTGCTCAGATGGAGCGTTTTTATAATATTAGAAATGGTCTTATCTA is drawn from Belliella baltica DSM 15883 and contains these coding sequences:
- a CDS encoding transposase; its protein translation is MNKQTRRKFSPEFKAKVALEAIKNQFTLAELSKKFDVSPVIISKWKGEFLDNMSAVFEKDHSKKKEEGPALEQLYAQIGELKVENDFLKKSCKKLGI
- a CDS encoding IS3 family transposase, encoding MKDRATLVCSDYKGLSIRKQCEVLEVPRSSLYYKPKGENEINLKLMGIMDRHLTDHPTEGVVSMVYLLTGLGFVVGPKRIRRLFRLMGRETLYRRKNLTKSGLREYIRPYLLRNLKIERPNQVWVTDITYIPMQKGFMFLTAVMDVYSRRILSWGISNSQDAKWCKQVIEEAIRENGKPEIVNSDQGSQYTSALWINYLEGLDIKVSMDGKGRALDNVYIERFWKSIKYDYIYLNPSEDGYDLLKGVKWYIEYYNQKVHHTTREKPGERYYGPTRKAA